The proteins below come from a single Halobacillus salinarum genomic window:
- the prfB gene encoding peptide chain release factor 2 (programmed frameshift) — protein MDMAEIRHELDNTAKRLADFRGSLDVDQRKTRIAELEEQMTEPGFWDDQNTAQKVIDEVNGLKNLVHTLEKHEETHENLEVSYELVKEEDDEDLRTELVEQVQELRNDLNQFELNMLLSEPYDKNNAILELHPGAGGTESQDWASMLLRMYTRWAEDKGFSVQTMDYLPGEEAGVKSVTLLIKGHNAYGYLKAEKGVHRLVRISPFDSSGRRHTSFVSCEVMPEFNDEVEIDVRTEDLKIDTYRSSGAGGQHVNTTDSAVRITHLPTNTVVTCQSERSQIKNREQAMKMLKAKLYQLEIERQQRELDDIRGEQKEIGWGSQIRSYVFHPYSMVKDHRTNVEVGNTQGVMDGDLNKFIDAYLRSTMDA, from the exons ATGGATATGGCAGAAATTCGCCACGAATTGGATAATACAGCTAAGCGTTTAGCGGACTTCAGGGGGTCTCTT GACGTCGATCAAAGAAAGACGAGAATAGCTGAACTTGAAGAACAAATGACTGAGCCAGGCTTCTGGGATGACCAGAATACAGCACAAAAAGTAATCGATGAAGTCAATGGGCTGAAAAATCTCGTTCATACGCTGGAAAAGCATGAGGAAACGCATGAAAACCTTGAGGTTTCCTATGAATTAGTGAAAGAAGAAGATGACGAAGACTTGAGAACAGAACTCGTAGAACAAGTACAGGAACTGCGGAACGACTTGAACCAATTTGAATTAAATATGCTGCTCAGCGAGCCTTATGATAAAAACAATGCGATCCTTGAGCTTCACCCGGGTGCCGGCGGAACGGAATCGCAGGACTGGGCCAGCATGCTGCTTCGTATGTACACCCGCTGGGCTGAAGATAAAGGCTTTTCGGTACAGACGATGGATTATCTGCCGGGAGAAGAAGCCGGAGTGAAAAGTGTCACCTTGCTTATTAAAGGCCATAACGCCTACGGCTACTTAAAAGCAGAAAAAGGCGTTCACCGCCTCGTGCGGATTTCGCCGTTTGACTCTTCCGGAAGACGTCACACGTCCTTTGTTTCCTGCGAAGTGATGCCGGAATTTAATGATGAAGTAGAAATTGACGTCCGCACAGAGGATTTGAAGATCGATACGTACCGTTCAAGCGGTGCAGGCGGGCAGCACGTCAATACAACCGATTCTGCGGTCCGTATTACTCACCTGCCGACCAATACCGTCGTCACATGTCAATCGGAGCGGTCGCAAATTAAAAACCGCGAGCAGGCGATGAAAATGCTGAAGGCCAAGCTCTATCAGCTTGAAATTGAGCGCCAGCAGCGGGAACTTGATGACATCCGCGGCGAACAGAAAGAAATTGGCTGGGGAAGCCAGATTCGCTCCTACGTGTTCCATCCTTACTCTATGGTGAAGGACCACCGCACGAACGTTGAGGTAGGAAACACGCAAGGCGTGATGGACGGCGATCTCAACAAGTTTATTGATGCCTATTTGCGTTCCACAATGGATGCCTGA
- the cccB gene encoding cytochrome c551, which translates to MKKLLFGLFFVSFLALGACSGGGDEEGAGDQSDPSTEENADQGSSEQANSDVDAKEAKQAFEENNCISCHGGDLSGGYGPSLQKVGKKYSEDDIKEIISKGKGSMPPQSVSDEDKNLIASWLAAKK; encoded by the coding sequence GTGAAAAAACTCTTATTCGGTCTGTTCTTTGTTTCTTTTCTAGCTTTAGGCGCCTGCAGCGGCGGAGGAGATGAAGAAGGTGCCGGTGATCAATCGGATCCATCCACTGAAGAGAATGCGGATCAAGGAAGCAGTGAGCAAGCGAATTCAGATGTGGATGCTAAAGAAGCAAAGCAAGCCTTTGAAGAAAATAACTGTATCAGCTGTCACGGAGGGGATCTGAGCGGAGGATACGGACCTTCCTTGCAGAAAGTAGGAAAGAAATACTCCGAGGATGATATTAAAGAAATCATCTCCAAAGGAAAAGGGAGTATGCCGCCTCAATCGGTGAGCGATGAGGATAAGAATTTAATTGCAAGCTGGCTCGCCGCCAAAAAATAG